A single window of Poecilia reticulata strain Guanapo linkage group LG10, Guppy_female_1.0+MT, whole genome shotgun sequence DNA harbors:
- the ttc9c gene encoding tetratricopeptide repeat protein 9C, producing MEAFGADDNPDVEGAVAAEAGPAGHSETSAKPVSVLLEEAIQFKTKGNAFYKQKNIRSAIGHYHRALLVLRGLDSTVMAPVKGFGPEKPPLSLEQEALLRNTQVDCYNNLAACLLQKQKVDSTRVLEYSLRVLQWQPGNVKALYRAGVATLEMGDAQTAKQYLTQVCKEQPNDANVRKHLQRAEEKLNRELQKERAMYQGMFSSSSKDGTAERVNPPNRAGDGV from the exons atGGAGGCTTTTGGAGCAGACGATAATCCTGATGTGGAGGGGGCAGTGGCAGCAGAAGCGGGTCCTGCTGGACACAGCGAGACTTCTGCCAAGCCCGTTTCGGTTTTGCTGGAAGAAGCAATCCAGTTCAAAACTAAAGGAAATGCTTTCtacaagcagaaaaacatccGCTCTGCCATTGGTCATTACCACCGCGCCCTGCTGGTGCTCCGAGGCCTCGACTCCACTGTGATGGCACCAGTGAAAGGATTTGGACCTGAGAAACCTCCTCTCTCACTGGAACAGGAGGCTTTACTTAGAAACACACAAGTTGACTGCTACAACAACCTAGCTG cctgtttgctgcagaaacagaaggTGGATTCCACTCGGGTCCTGGAGTACAGCCTGCGGGTGCTGCAGTGGCAGCCAGGCAACGTCAAGGCGCTGTACAGGGCGGGGGTGGCCACTCTGGAGATGGGAGACGCACAGACAGCCAAACAATACCTCACCCAGGTCTGCAAAGAGCAACCAAATG ATGCTAATGTGAGGAAGCACCTGCAGAGGGCAGAGGAGAAGCTAAACCGggagctgcagaaagagagagccATGTATCAGGGCATGTTCTCCTCCAGCTCAAAGGACGGCACAGCGGAGAGGGTTAACCCGCCCAACAGAGCTGGTGACGGAGTTTAG
- the LOC103471420 gene encoding flocculation protein FLO11 isoform X3 encodes MGSGCQSSPEECLSNSGDVTIQSSSGRGSNSRWSTLSWDASSDLLSPPTPDSGGVVHLDSDSRPSSGFYSVSGSSLSDSCYSVSSEAAHVAPVTPARPPKSWEQVPASADNTDTLWSEGVVQLQQPATDGSPEETGPAEDPTAPAPDDPAVQEIDASGLSFLSDLCTVVGDSLVSFIIPLLNPSSSPSSVQLKPQLDPCYCTDLVSRRTKEVYSYPSPLHAVALQSPLFTSLNQEQSSSTTSEGVQDDEIAEANPDTAPLLPQQPPTPASVTHLEQYIARLACQYHQRVNSSTSDLTSPAAPGPIPQRGPFTPGKSHGSTQSLSAFESRNTPSTQPDGSATPCKSLLGNSARVSLSAMGKKATRNSINLGNLPSATGEDLSINLHLNLNLNLAPGLNSNRGPADAAKNNSSGVIKSDVNMTSTASCKSLSSGTPTPGIRSRSRISTCPSSLSHRSSLEVPLSSGATPGFGSSSFCRSLDWSTGAPPEVGQPVFVSNTGSAPGSQRSSLIQESCSSPKLSEDSPMVGEISRLSGLSRAVVVGLMEQGVELDIDCFQTDPAGAVRSHSKTHLTPQRDPSLDYGRMMETTPQRPIQLSLSVTHSPQSQSSLTPPLSHSNSPIHPYQSIHIPPPPQYTSQCHYQHIPSPSDLPSSTASSPASHPTPRARSPPRPLKPSPMGATPLSVFRRDSPFQCSLPHNNRTSSWEQGGLQPRGGSLRHSGGGGEGGGRWKKVERDGLYRGKHASHKLVRAATVSSYARREDYSSVWAEEAAHTPRKSSSKLWRGFEGRLWRKESETEKEEMDRAEYGYGWSRGNIGSWRREHRRAKGSSDRKPKVDHSPVFSRSRGKEDGERRSSSLRLSRRALFRSESQGLLVPRSHREELAKRGHWVSSFDVAQGGTSRDEGVRLLRAKEEDKRLSSTASLFNLSRSQSLEGSCQSLSSLSSPSFSPSPPPRLPLQRSRSLRDLGRKVFGSMRSLSLKRKPSKK; translated from the exons ATGGGGTCCGGCTGTCAGAGCAGTCCAGAGGAGTGTCTCAGTAATTCGGGGGATGTGACCATCCAGTCTTCATCTGGCAGGGGGAGTAACTCCCGGTGGTCCACTCTCTCCTGGGACGCCTCCTCAGATCTCCTCTCCCCTCCGACCCCAGACTCCGGTGGTGTGGTTCACCTGGACAGCGACTCCAGACCCAGTTCAG gtTTCTACTCTGTAAGTGGGAGCTCTCTGTCGGACTCCTGCTACTCCGTGTCCAGTGAAGCTGCCCATGTTGCACCGGTGACCCCTGCCAGACCCCCAAAGTCGTGGGAACAAGTTCCTGCTTCTGCTGACAACACTGACACCCTGTGGTCAGAAGGTGtagtgcagctgcagcagcctgcGACGGACGGCAGCCCAGAGGAAACCGGACCAGCAGAGGATCCGACTGCACCTGCTCCAGATGATCCAG CTGTTCAGGAGATTGATGCCTCTGGTCTCAGCTTTCTGTCTGATCTTTGCACGGTGGTCGGTGACTCCCTGGTTTCCTTCATCATCCCCCTTCTAAATCCCTCTTCATCCCCCTCCTCTGTGCAGCTGAAGCCCCAGTTGGACCCCTGCTACTGCACAGACCTGGTGTCTCGTCGAACCAAAGAGGTCTACTCTTATCCAAGCCCGCTGCACGCCGTCGCCCTCCAGAGCCCCCTCTTTACCTCCCTGAACCAAGAACAATCATCCTCCACAACTTCTGAAGGAGTCCAGGACGATGAGATTGCAGAAGCGAACCCTGACACTGCCCCTCTCCTGCCTCAGCAGCCTCCCACTCCGGCCTCTGTCACCCACCTGGAGCAGTACATTGCTCGGCTGGCTTGCCAGTACCACCAGCGGGTGAACTCCTCCACCTCCGATCTCACGTCACCTGCTGCTCCTGGTCCAATCCCACAGAGAGGTCCTTTCACTCCTGGAAAAAGTCACGGCTCCACCCAATCTCTATCCGCCTTTGAGAGCCGCAATACACCTTCCACCCAGCCGGATGGAAGCGCCACTCCTTGCAAGTCCCTGCTGGGAAACTCAGCCAGAGTCAGCCTCAGCGCTATGGGGAAAAAGGCCACCAGGAATTCAATCAACCTGGGTAATCTCCCTTCAGCGACCGGAGAAGATTTAAGCATCAATCTGCATCTCAACCTCAACTTGAACCTGGCTCCAGGGTTGAACTCTAACCGCGGACCCGCCGACGCAgccaaaaacaacagcagtggAGTCATAAAGAGTGATGTAAACATGACTTCGACTGCATCTTGCAAGTCTCTGTCATCTGGCACTCCCACCCCAGGAATCAGGTCTCGTTCTCGGATCTCAACTTGTCCAAGCAGCCTGAGCCACCGCAGTTCCCTGGAGGTCCCGCTGAGCTCGGGAGCCACTCCCGGGTTTGGATCGTCTTCCTTCTGTCGCTCGTTGGATTGGAGCACTGGCGCTCCGCCTGAGGTGGGACAGCCAGTTTTTGTGTCAAACACGGGATCGGCTCCTGGATCTCAGCGCAGCAGCTTGATCCAAGAGTCTTGCTCCAGTCCCAAGCTGAGCGAAGACTCCCCCATGGTGGGGGAGATCTCGCGCCTCTCGGGTCTGTCTCGGGCCGTGGTGGTGGGACTGATGGAGCAAGGCGTGGAGCTGGATATCGACTGCTTCCAAACGGATCCTGCGGGTGCGGTGAGGAGCCACAGTAAAACTCACCTGACTCCGCAGAGGGATCCATCGCTCGACTACGGCAGGATGATGGAAACCACCCCGCAGCGGCCGATCCAGCTCTCCCTCAGTGTCACCCACTCCCCTCAGTCTCAGTCCAGCCTCACCCCTCCTCTCTCACACTCCAACAGTCCCATTCACCCATACCAGTCCATCCACATCCCTCCCCCTCCTCAGTACACCTCACAATGCCACTACCAGCACATCCCCTCTCCGTCTGATCTTCCCTCGTCTACAGCCTCTTCCCCAGCTTCACACCCCACCCCAAGGGCTCGCTCTCCTCCTCGCCCCCTCAAGCCATCACCAATGGGGGCCACCCCGCTCTCAGTTTTCCGACGGGATTCCCCTTTCCAGTGCTCCCTGCCACACAACAACCGAACCTCCTCTTGGGAGCAAGGAGGACTCCAACCAAGAGGTGGCTCGCTCCGACATAGTGGCGGAGGAGGTGAAGGTGGTGGCAGGTGGAAGAAGGTGGAGAGAGATGGGCTCTACAGGGGGAAACACGCCTCCCATAAGCTGGTTAGGGCCGCTACTGTAAGCAGCTACGCCAGGAGAGAGGACTACAGCTCCGTTTGGGCCGAGGAGGCGGCCCATACACCCAGGAAGTCCTCCAGCAAACTATGGAGGGGCTTTGAGGGACGATTGTGGAGGAAAGAGTCTGAGACTGAGAAGGAGGAGATGGACAGAGCCGAGTACGGATATGGCTGGAGCAGGGGGAACATCGGAAGCTGGAGGAGGGAGCACCGACGAGCCAAGGGATCTTCTGACAGGAAGCCAAAGGTTGATCACTCCCCTGTCTTCTCCAGGTCGAGAGGGAAGGAGGACGGGGAGAGACGCAGCTCCAGCCTCCGGCTCTCCAGAAGGGCTCTGTTCAGGAGTGAGTCGCAGGGTCTGTTGGTGCCTCGGAGCCACAGGGAGGAGCTGGCGAAGAGGGGCCACTGGGTCTCCTCCTTCGACGTGGCGCAGGGCGGCACAAGCAGAGACGAAGGCGTCAGGCTGCTGAGAGCCAAGGAAGAGGACAAGCGGCTGTCCTCCACCGCCAGCCTCTTCAACCTGTCTCGCTCCCAGAGCCTGGAGGGCAGCTGCCAGTCACTCTCGTCTCTGTCCTCGCCGTCGTTTTCCCCTTCCCCTCCTCCACGGCTGCCACTGCAGCGCTCTCGGTCGCTTAGGGATCTGGGGAGGAAGGTGTTCGGCTCCATGAGGTCTCTTAGTCTCAAACGAAAGCCATCCAAGAAGTGA
- the LOC103471420 gene encoding nuclear pore complex protein DDB_G0274915 isoform X1: MAARRGCVNSLWSGTERVRIGERLKATLAGVLELEVLRRKHLEIVDAALRERAPGEPRAEEAESAASDTERGSATSRRQQAASRSNTMGSGCQSSPEECLSNSGDVTIQSSSGRGSNSRWSTLSWDASSDLLSPPTPDSGGVVHLDSDSRPSSGFYSVSGSSLSDSCYSVSSEAAHVAPVTPARPPKSWEQVPASADNTDTLWSEGVVQLQQPATDGSPEETGPAEDPTAPAPDDPAVQEIDASGLSFLSDLCTVVGDSLVSFIIPLLNPSSSPSSVQLKPQLDPCYCTDLVSRRTKEVYSYPSPLHAVALQSPLFTSLNQEQSSSTTSEGVQDDEIAEANPDTAPLLPQQPPTPASVTHLEQYIARLACQYHQRVNSSTSDLTSPAAPGPIPQRGPFTPGKSHGSTQSLSAFESRNTPSTQPDGSATPCKSLLGNSARVSLSAMGKKATRNSINLGNLPSATGEDLSINLHLNLNLNLAPGLNSNRGPADAAKNNSSGVIKSDVNMTSTASCKSLSSGTPTPGIRSRSRISTCPSSLSHRSSLEVPLSSGATPGFGSSSFCRSLDWSTGAPPEVGQPVFVSNTGSAPGSQRSSLIQESCSSPKLSEDSPMVGEISRLSGLSRAVVVGLMEQGVELDIDCFQTDPAGAVRSHSKTHLTPQRDPSLDYGRMMETTPQRPIQLSLSVTHSPQSQSSLTPPLSHSNSPIHPYQSIHIPPPPQYTSQCHYQHIPSPSDLPSSTASSPASHPTPRARSPPRPLKPSPMGATPLSVFRRDSPFQCSLPHNNRTSSWEQGGLQPRGGSLRHSGGGGEGGGRWKKVERDGLYRGKHASHKLVRAATVSSYARREDYSSVWAEEAAHTPRKSSSKLWRGFEGRLWRKESETEKEEMDRAEYGYGWSRGNIGSWRREHRRAKGSSDRKPKVDHSPVFSRSRGKEDGERRSSSLRLSRRALFRSESQGLLVPRSHREELAKRGHWVSSFDVAQGGTSRDEGVRLLRAKEEDKRLSSTASLFNLSRSQSLEGSCQSLSSLSSPSFSPSPPPRLPLQRSRSLRDLGRKVFGSMRSLSLKRKPSKK, encoded by the exons gctgCCTCCCGCTCAAACACAATGGGGTCCGGCTGTCAGAGCAGTCCAGAGGAGTGTCTCAGTAATTCGGGGGATGTGACCATCCAGTCTTCATCTGGCAGGGGGAGTAACTCCCGGTGGTCCACTCTCTCCTGGGACGCCTCCTCAGATCTCCTCTCCCCTCCGACCCCAGACTCCGGTGGTGTGGTTCACCTGGACAGCGACTCCAGACCCAGTTCAG gtTTCTACTCTGTAAGTGGGAGCTCTCTGTCGGACTCCTGCTACTCCGTGTCCAGTGAAGCTGCCCATGTTGCACCGGTGACCCCTGCCAGACCCCCAAAGTCGTGGGAACAAGTTCCTGCTTCTGCTGACAACACTGACACCCTGTGGTCAGAAGGTGtagtgcagctgcagcagcctgcGACGGACGGCAGCCCAGAGGAAACCGGACCAGCAGAGGATCCGACTGCACCTGCTCCAGATGATCCAG CTGTTCAGGAGATTGATGCCTCTGGTCTCAGCTTTCTGTCTGATCTTTGCACGGTGGTCGGTGACTCCCTGGTTTCCTTCATCATCCCCCTTCTAAATCCCTCTTCATCCCCCTCCTCTGTGCAGCTGAAGCCCCAGTTGGACCCCTGCTACTGCACAGACCTGGTGTCTCGTCGAACCAAAGAGGTCTACTCTTATCCAAGCCCGCTGCACGCCGTCGCCCTCCAGAGCCCCCTCTTTACCTCCCTGAACCAAGAACAATCATCCTCCACAACTTCTGAAGGAGTCCAGGACGATGAGATTGCAGAAGCGAACCCTGACACTGCCCCTCTCCTGCCTCAGCAGCCTCCCACTCCGGCCTCTGTCACCCACCTGGAGCAGTACATTGCTCGGCTGGCTTGCCAGTACCACCAGCGGGTGAACTCCTCCACCTCCGATCTCACGTCACCTGCTGCTCCTGGTCCAATCCCACAGAGAGGTCCTTTCACTCCTGGAAAAAGTCACGGCTCCACCCAATCTCTATCCGCCTTTGAGAGCCGCAATACACCTTCCACCCAGCCGGATGGAAGCGCCACTCCTTGCAAGTCCCTGCTGGGAAACTCAGCCAGAGTCAGCCTCAGCGCTATGGGGAAAAAGGCCACCAGGAATTCAATCAACCTGGGTAATCTCCCTTCAGCGACCGGAGAAGATTTAAGCATCAATCTGCATCTCAACCTCAACTTGAACCTGGCTCCAGGGTTGAACTCTAACCGCGGACCCGCCGACGCAgccaaaaacaacagcagtggAGTCATAAAGAGTGATGTAAACATGACTTCGACTGCATCTTGCAAGTCTCTGTCATCTGGCACTCCCACCCCAGGAATCAGGTCTCGTTCTCGGATCTCAACTTGTCCAAGCAGCCTGAGCCACCGCAGTTCCCTGGAGGTCCCGCTGAGCTCGGGAGCCACTCCCGGGTTTGGATCGTCTTCCTTCTGTCGCTCGTTGGATTGGAGCACTGGCGCTCCGCCTGAGGTGGGACAGCCAGTTTTTGTGTCAAACACGGGATCGGCTCCTGGATCTCAGCGCAGCAGCTTGATCCAAGAGTCTTGCTCCAGTCCCAAGCTGAGCGAAGACTCCCCCATGGTGGGGGAGATCTCGCGCCTCTCGGGTCTGTCTCGGGCCGTGGTGGTGGGACTGATGGAGCAAGGCGTGGAGCTGGATATCGACTGCTTCCAAACGGATCCTGCGGGTGCGGTGAGGAGCCACAGTAAAACTCACCTGACTCCGCAGAGGGATCCATCGCTCGACTACGGCAGGATGATGGAAACCACCCCGCAGCGGCCGATCCAGCTCTCCCTCAGTGTCACCCACTCCCCTCAGTCTCAGTCCAGCCTCACCCCTCCTCTCTCACACTCCAACAGTCCCATTCACCCATACCAGTCCATCCACATCCCTCCCCCTCCTCAGTACACCTCACAATGCCACTACCAGCACATCCCCTCTCCGTCTGATCTTCCCTCGTCTACAGCCTCTTCCCCAGCTTCACACCCCACCCCAAGGGCTCGCTCTCCTCCTCGCCCCCTCAAGCCATCACCAATGGGGGCCACCCCGCTCTCAGTTTTCCGACGGGATTCCCCTTTCCAGTGCTCCCTGCCACACAACAACCGAACCTCCTCTTGGGAGCAAGGAGGACTCCAACCAAGAGGTGGCTCGCTCCGACATAGTGGCGGAGGAGGTGAAGGTGGTGGCAGGTGGAAGAAGGTGGAGAGAGATGGGCTCTACAGGGGGAAACACGCCTCCCATAAGCTGGTTAGGGCCGCTACTGTAAGCAGCTACGCCAGGAGAGAGGACTACAGCTCCGTTTGGGCCGAGGAGGCGGCCCATACACCCAGGAAGTCCTCCAGCAAACTATGGAGGGGCTTTGAGGGACGATTGTGGAGGAAAGAGTCTGAGACTGAGAAGGAGGAGATGGACAGAGCCGAGTACGGATATGGCTGGAGCAGGGGGAACATCGGAAGCTGGAGGAGGGAGCACCGACGAGCCAAGGGATCTTCTGACAGGAAGCCAAAGGTTGATCACTCCCCTGTCTTCTCCAGGTCGAGAGGGAAGGAGGACGGGGAGAGACGCAGCTCCAGCCTCCGGCTCTCCAGAAGGGCTCTGTTCAGGAGTGAGTCGCAGGGTCTGTTGGTGCCTCGGAGCCACAGGGAGGAGCTGGCGAAGAGGGGCCACTGGGTCTCCTCCTTCGACGTGGCGCAGGGCGGCACAAGCAGAGACGAAGGCGTCAGGCTGCTGAGAGCCAAGGAAGAGGACAAGCGGCTGTCCTCCACCGCCAGCCTCTTCAACCTGTCTCGCTCCCAGAGCCTGGAGGGCAGCTGCCAGTCACTCTCGTCTCTGTCCTCGCCGTCGTTTTCCCCTTCCCCTCCTCCACGGCTGCCACTGCAGCGCTCTCGGTCGCTTAGGGATCTGGGGAGGAAGGTGTTCGGCTCCATGAGGTCTCTTAGTCTCAAACGAAAGCCATCCAAGAAGTGA
- the LOC103471420 gene encoding nuclear pore complex protein DDB_G0274915 isoform X2, which yields MAARRGCVNSLWSGTERVRIGERLKATLAGVLELEVLRRKHLEIVDAALRERAPGEPRAEEAESAASDTERGSATSRRQQAASRSNTMGSGCQSSPEECLSNSGDVTIQSSSGRGSNSRWSTLSWDASSDLLSPPTPDSGGVVHLDSDSRPSSGFYSVSGSSLSDSCYSVSSEAAHVAPVTPARPPKSWEQVPASADNTDTLWSEAVQEIDASGLSFLSDLCTVVGDSLVSFIIPLLNPSSSPSSVQLKPQLDPCYCTDLVSRRTKEVYSYPSPLHAVALQSPLFTSLNQEQSSSTTSEGVQDDEIAEANPDTAPLLPQQPPTPASVTHLEQYIARLACQYHQRVNSSTSDLTSPAAPGPIPQRGPFTPGKSHGSTQSLSAFESRNTPSTQPDGSATPCKSLLGNSARVSLSAMGKKATRNSINLGNLPSATGEDLSINLHLNLNLNLAPGLNSNRGPADAAKNNSSGVIKSDVNMTSTASCKSLSSGTPTPGIRSRSRISTCPSSLSHRSSLEVPLSSGATPGFGSSSFCRSLDWSTGAPPEVGQPVFVSNTGSAPGSQRSSLIQESCSSPKLSEDSPMVGEISRLSGLSRAVVVGLMEQGVELDIDCFQTDPAGAVRSHSKTHLTPQRDPSLDYGRMMETTPQRPIQLSLSVTHSPQSQSSLTPPLSHSNSPIHPYQSIHIPPPPQYTSQCHYQHIPSPSDLPSSTASSPASHPTPRARSPPRPLKPSPMGATPLSVFRRDSPFQCSLPHNNRTSSWEQGGLQPRGGSLRHSGGGGEGGGRWKKVERDGLYRGKHASHKLVRAATVSSYARREDYSSVWAEEAAHTPRKSSSKLWRGFEGRLWRKESETEKEEMDRAEYGYGWSRGNIGSWRREHRRAKGSSDRKPKVDHSPVFSRSRGKEDGERRSSSLRLSRRALFRSESQGLLVPRSHREELAKRGHWVSSFDVAQGGTSRDEGVRLLRAKEEDKRLSSTASLFNLSRSQSLEGSCQSLSSLSSPSFSPSPPPRLPLQRSRSLRDLGRKVFGSMRSLSLKRKPSKK from the exons gctgCCTCCCGCTCAAACACAATGGGGTCCGGCTGTCAGAGCAGTCCAGAGGAGTGTCTCAGTAATTCGGGGGATGTGACCATCCAGTCTTCATCTGGCAGGGGGAGTAACTCCCGGTGGTCCACTCTCTCCTGGGACGCCTCCTCAGATCTCCTCTCCCCTCCGACCCCAGACTCCGGTGGTGTGGTTCACCTGGACAGCGACTCCAGACCCAGTTCAG gtTTCTACTCTGTAAGTGGGAGCTCTCTGTCGGACTCCTGCTACTCCGTGTCCAGTGAAGCTGCCCATGTTGCACCGGTGACCCCTGCCAGACCCCCAAAGTCGTGGGAACAAGTTCCTGCTTCTGCTGACAACACTGACACCCTGTGGTCAGAAG CTGTTCAGGAGATTGATGCCTCTGGTCTCAGCTTTCTGTCTGATCTTTGCACGGTGGTCGGTGACTCCCTGGTTTCCTTCATCATCCCCCTTCTAAATCCCTCTTCATCCCCCTCCTCTGTGCAGCTGAAGCCCCAGTTGGACCCCTGCTACTGCACAGACCTGGTGTCTCGTCGAACCAAAGAGGTCTACTCTTATCCAAGCCCGCTGCACGCCGTCGCCCTCCAGAGCCCCCTCTTTACCTCCCTGAACCAAGAACAATCATCCTCCACAACTTCTGAAGGAGTCCAGGACGATGAGATTGCAGAAGCGAACCCTGACACTGCCCCTCTCCTGCCTCAGCAGCCTCCCACTCCGGCCTCTGTCACCCACCTGGAGCAGTACATTGCTCGGCTGGCTTGCCAGTACCACCAGCGGGTGAACTCCTCCACCTCCGATCTCACGTCACCTGCTGCTCCTGGTCCAATCCCACAGAGAGGTCCTTTCACTCCTGGAAAAAGTCACGGCTCCACCCAATCTCTATCCGCCTTTGAGAGCCGCAATACACCTTCCACCCAGCCGGATGGAAGCGCCACTCCTTGCAAGTCCCTGCTGGGAAACTCAGCCAGAGTCAGCCTCAGCGCTATGGGGAAAAAGGCCACCAGGAATTCAATCAACCTGGGTAATCTCCCTTCAGCGACCGGAGAAGATTTAAGCATCAATCTGCATCTCAACCTCAACTTGAACCTGGCTCCAGGGTTGAACTCTAACCGCGGACCCGCCGACGCAgccaaaaacaacagcagtggAGTCATAAAGAGTGATGTAAACATGACTTCGACTGCATCTTGCAAGTCTCTGTCATCTGGCACTCCCACCCCAGGAATCAGGTCTCGTTCTCGGATCTCAACTTGTCCAAGCAGCCTGAGCCACCGCAGTTCCCTGGAGGTCCCGCTGAGCTCGGGAGCCACTCCCGGGTTTGGATCGTCTTCCTTCTGTCGCTCGTTGGATTGGAGCACTGGCGCTCCGCCTGAGGTGGGACAGCCAGTTTTTGTGTCAAACACGGGATCGGCTCCTGGATCTCAGCGCAGCAGCTTGATCCAAGAGTCTTGCTCCAGTCCCAAGCTGAGCGAAGACTCCCCCATGGTGGGGGAGATCTCGCGCCTCTCGGGTCTGTCTCGGGCCGTGGTGGTGGGACTGATGGAGCAAGGCGTGGAGCTGGATATCGACTGCTTCCAAACGGATCCTGCGGGTGCGGTGAGGAGCCACAGTAAAACTCACCTGACTCCGCAGAGGGATCCATCGCTCGACTACGGCAGGATGATGGAAACCACCCCGCAGCGGCCGATCCAGCTCTCCCTCAGTGTCACCCACTCCCCTCAGTCTCAGTCCAGCCTCACCCCTCCTCTCTCACACTCCAACAGTCCCATTCACCCATACCAGTCCATCCACATCCCTCCCCCTCCTCAGTACACCTCACAATGCCACTACCAGCACATCCCCTCTCCGTCTGATCTTCCCTCGTCTACAGCCTCTTCCCCAGCTTCACACCCCACCCCAAGGGCTCGCTCTCCTCCTCGCCCCCTCAAGCCATCACCAATGGGGGCCACCCCGCTCTCAGTTTTCCGACGGGATTCCCCTTTCCAGTGCTCCCTGCCACACAACAACCGAACCTCCTCTTGGGAGCAAGGAGGACTCCAACCAAGAGGTGGCTCGCTCCGACATAGTGGCGGAGGAGGTGAAGGTGGTGGCAGGTGGAAGAAGGTGGAGAGAGATGGGCTCTACAGGGGGAAACACGCCTCCCATAAGCTGGTTAGGGCCGCTACTGTAAGCAGCTACGCCAGGAGAGAGGACTACAGCTCCGTTTGGGCCGAGGAGGCGGCCCATACACCCAGGAAGTCCTCCAGCAAACTATGGAGGGGCTTTGAGGGACGATTGTGGAGGAAAGAGTCTGAGACTGAGAAGGAGGAGATGGACAGAGCCGAGTACGGATATGGCTGGAGCAGGGGGAACATCGGAAGCTGGAGGAGGGAGCACCGACGAGCCAAGGGATCTTCTGACAGGAAGCCAAAGGTTGATCACTCCCCTGTCTTCTCCAGGTCGAGAGGGAAGGAGGACGGGGAGAGACGCAGCTCCAGCCTCCGGCTCTCCAGAAGGGCTCTGTTCAGGAGTGAGTCGCAGGGTCTGTTGGTGCCTCGGAGCCACAGGGAGGAGCTGGCGAAGAGGGGCCACTGGGTCTCCTCCTTCGACGTGGCGCAGGGCGGCACAAGCAGAGACGAAGGCGTCAGGCTGCTGAGAGCCAAGGAAGAGGACAAGCGGCTGTCCTCCACCGCCAGCCTCTTCAACCTGTCTCGCTCCCAGAGCCTGGAGGGCAGCTGCCAGTCACTCTCGTCTCTGTCCTCGCCGTCGTTTTCCCCTTCCCCTCCTCCACGGCTGCCACTGCAGCGCTCTCGGTCGCTTAGGGATCTGGGGAGGAAGGTGTTCGGCTCCATGAGGTCTCTTAGTCTCAAACGAAAGCCATCCAAGAAGTGA